Within Persephonella sp., the genomic segment TTTTTCAAGATCGTGACTGTTCCAGCCTTCAATCCAGCTGTCAATAGTTTCCTGCACAGGAGATTTTCCCATTTTTCCTCCTATAGCTGTTTAAATGTGTCTTCCACAGCGTTCAGGGTTTTGTTTATATCCTCATCGCTGTGGGCAGTGCTCAGGAAAGATGCCTCAAACTGGGAAGGGGCAAGGTATATCCCTTTTTCAAGCATTAATCTATAAAATCTGTTAAAAAGTTCAAGATCAGACGATTTTGCGTCGCTAAAGTTTTTCACCTCTTTGTCTGTGAAAAACATTGTGATCATTGAGCCTACCCTGTTTACTGTGGCTTTTATTCCATATTTATCAATAAGCTGATTGAAGCCTTCTTCCAGCTTTTTCCCTTTATTATCAAGTTCTTGATATGGATTTTTTTCCTTTAATATCTGGAGCTGTCTTAATCCTGCTGCCATGGCAAGAGGATTTCCTGATAAGGTTCCTGCCTGATAAACCGGTCCTTCAGGTGCCACATGAAGCATTATTTCTCTTTTTCCTCCGTAAGCTCCAACTGGAAGCCCTGCCCCTATAACCTTGCCCATTGTTGTTAGATCAGGGTCTATTCCATAAAGCTCCTGTGCTCCTCCAAGGGCAAGTCTGAAACCTGTCATTACCTCGTCCCATATCAAAAGAGCTCCGAACTGTTTTGTTATATCCCTCAATCTCTGATGGTACTCTCTGGAGGGGGCAACAACTCCCATGTTCCCTGCAACAGGTTCAAGAATTACGCATGCTATATCATCACCATGTTTTTTGAATGCTTCCTCAACAGCATCTATATCGTTGTAAGGAAGAACTATTGTGAGCTGTGCAAGTTCCTCAGGGATACCTGGTGTTCCGGGTATACCAAGTGTTGCAACTCCAGAGCCTGCAGAAACAAGCAGTGAGTCTCCATGACCGTGGTAACAGCCGTCAAACTTGATTATCTTTTTCTTTCCTGTGTATCCCCTTGCAAGCCTGATGGCAGACATTGTTGCTTCTGTTCCTGAGTTGACAAACCTGACCATCTCAACTGAGGGAACAGCATCAATAACAGCTTTCGCCATCTGTATTTCAAGCTCTGTCGGTGCTCCAAAGCTTGTTCCATAGTTTGATATCTGTTTTATAGCATTTATTATCTGATCATGGGCATGTCCCAGAATTAATGGTCCCCATGAAAGAACATAATCTATAAACTCATTCCCATCAGCATCCCATACTCTGCTACCTTTTCCTTTTTCTATAAACAGTGGCTCCATGCCAAGAGCCTTAAAAGCTCTAACAGGAGAGTTGACCCCTCCAACAAGGTATTTTTGAGCCTCCCTGAATAACTCCTTTGATCTTTCGGTTCTCATTTTCTCCTCGCACTTTTTTGAATAATTATACCAGAGATACAGGGCTAATATCCTTATCCTGTTGCTCTTTTATCCCTATAGTGTTATATTAATAGCTAATTATTAATTTTTAGGTGAAATGATGGGGGAGAGTAATCTTATATTTGATCTTATGAAAACAGGATATAATTTTGAAACTATAATCCTGTACTCAAAAAATTGTGAAACAATATCTGTCGTAGGAAATAATAATCTTCCAAAAAATCTGTCTGACTTATGCTCTGCTATTATATCTCTGGGGTTTGATATGTTAAAAATGAGTGGTAAAGGAGAATACAGATACACAGTAATAACATTAAAAGAAACTGAAGTTCTTATTTATCTTTATCAAGATTACATTATAGTCGGATTTACAAAAGAAAAAGAGGGGTTTTCTTTGATCCAACACCCCTTTCAATAAATATTCTCAGGCTCTCCCTCAGGTCTTGTTTTCCACCTTTTGTGAACCCAGAAATATTGATCTGGATATTTTTTTGCGGCATTTTCTATTTCCTTTGTGTATATCTGAACAAGATTTTTAATTGATTCTTCTTTATCTTTTGAAGGTTCCCAGCTGATCTTTTTAATATCTGCCCTGTATATTTTTTCTTTATAATCAAAATACTGATAGGCAAATACAACAGGAACATTATACCTATATGCAAGTTTTGCAGGAAAAACTACCGTTGACGCCGGAAGACCAAAAAAATCAACAAAAACACCCCTGTGCCTTAATGCGTTCTGATCTGCAAGGAACACAACCCTTTTCCCCTCTTTTAGAGCTTTTACAAAATCTTTTAAGGGCTGATCATGAAAAATTATTTTTAACCCAGAAGCTCTTCTTATTGAGTTAATCAGATCATTAAGTTTTTTGTTTTTCATTCTGTAAGCAAGAGAAACAAGATCCCCATACCTGCTTACGAGTCCTGCTCCTCCAACTTCCCAGTTTCCAATATGGGCTGTAATTATAATTTTGCTTCCTTTTTCCCTGAGTATATCTTCACCTTTCTCAACTACAAAAATTTTATTTATCTGTCTATTTTCAACATACTGGGGGATTTTGGGAAATTCTGAAAGGGTTCTGCCAATATTCTGTAGAGATTTTTTTCCGATCCGATTTTTCCATTCTTTGCTTTTTTCTGGAAATGCTATATCAAGGTTTTTCATAATTACATCTTTTCTGTATCCTAAATTCCAAAACAGATTTCCGATGTTTTCTCCAGCTCTCAAGTTTTTTTCACGGGGAAGTGCTTTTAAAATAGAAAAAAGAAAACTGGCAATCTGATGGGTCATTAGATTTCACCTATTTTCTTTAACGATTTGACCGCCCTTTCAAATATTTTTTTGTCTGTAGGATAGGTTAAAATGCTTTCAACCTCATCTACAGGAAAAAATTTTGCTTCATCTATTTCTTCCTTTTGGGGTGTTATCTGACCCCCTTTATATCTCATAAGGTAGTAATAAACAAACTTATGAATTCTATACAGATCCATACTGTACCAGTAGTCCACCTCTCCCAAGTATTCAACTATTTCTGCATCAACCCCCGTTTCTTCTTTCACTTCCCTTAATGCCGCCTTGTCTTTCGGCTCACCTCTTTCAATATTTCCTTTAGGAAAACTCCATCTGTTTTTTACCCTTATCAGCAGTATCTCAATATCTCCCTTTTCATTTTTTGTGTAAACAACTCCACCAGCAGAAAACTCCCACTTTGTTTCCATTCACCCACCTCACTTCATATAAATTAGTATGAAAATAGTTATTATAACTGAGCCGATAATGTTCATAAAGAAACCGACTTTAACCATCTTACTGATAGGGACATGTCTGCTTCCATATATAATTGCATTTGGTGGTGTAGCGATCGGAAGCATAAAAGCAAAGCTTGCGGCAATTATAATACCAAAAACAGGATAAAATATCTCCAGATTTAGCTGTTTTAAAATTCCTATAAGAATAGGGGCAAAAGTTAACACGGTTGCCGTGTTTGAGCTGATTTCTGTCAAGAATACCATTGATATAACAAGAACAAAAATAAACAGAACCAACAATTCAGGGGAGATTACTCCTGCAACCTGCTTTCCTATATACTCAGCAAGTCCGGTTTTTATAATAAGTTTACCTAAAGCTATACCTCCTCCAAACAGAAGTATAGTATCCCAGTCAAGCTCTTTAAGATCCTTTGCTGTAAGGGTCCCTTCTCCTTTCCTTGAGGGAAGTAAAAACAGAAGTATTCCGGCAATCAAGGCAACTACAGCTTCAGGAATATGAGCCTTCAAAAAGGCGTAAAGTTCTTTATTTCCTACAAGATTTGCAAGACCTGGAAGTATCCATAAAAAAGCAGCAAGGAAAAAAACAAAAATTGTGTTTCTTTCGGCAATAGATATTTTAGGGAGTTTTCTTTTTTCTTCTTTTATCAGAGATTTTATTTTTTCATAATCTATTGAAAAATTTCTTATGTGAAACTTTATGTAAAAAAGCAGTGAAATATATGTGAGAAATGTTATAGGGGCAGCAAGCAAAAACCAACTTAGAAAATCCACTTCATAACCTTCATCTTTCAAAAAACCTGCACCGATAAGATTTGTAGGTGTTCCTATGAGGGTCGTTGCTCCTCCTATTGAAGCAGAATAAGCAACAGCAAGAAGAACAAAAGTTGCAAATTTCCCTGTTTCAACAATCTTCTTGTTTTTCAGCATATGGATTATTCCTAAAATAAGAGGAAGAAGCATAGCAGTTGTAGCCGTGTTGCTCACCCACATAGATAAAATGAAAGCTATTATAGAAAATCCTGCTATAAGTCTGATCGGACTTTTCAGGAAAAAATCCTTTGAAAGTAGGTTCAAAGCAAATCTTTTGTCCAGACCGTGTTTCGTCATCGCCTGTGCTATGAGAAAGCTACCGATAAAAAGGAGGATAACAGGGTGTCCAAGGCTTAAAAAAGCTTCTTTTACGCTGACAACTCCTAATACAACAGCAGACGTAACACCAAGAAGAGCGGTTATTGAGAGGGGAACAACCTCAGTCAGCCAGAAAACAATACAGAAAACCATTATAGAAAAAACTATATGGGCATCTTTAGGGAGATCCAATGGAGCTATATAAACTAATGCTGCAAGGACAGGAGCAAGAAAAAGCCCTATCTCCCTCCGAAGCTTTTCAATTTTTTTTACACTCATTTCTCTTCGTCTTCTACCCTGATAAGAACTGTTTTTTCAACAGTTATTTTCTGGTTTTCTATCTCCTTTATTGCTTTTTGTATATTGTTTTCTGATGCTGTGTGCGTAAGAATAACAAGAGGAACTACCTTTTCTTTTGTTTCACCTGCAAAAGAAAGAACTTTTTCTTTTTGAATAACAGCAGCGATACTTATGTTGTATTTTGCAAAAACTGCTGAAACCTTGGCAAGAATTCCTGTCACATCAGGAACTGTAAACCTGAGGTAGTATCTTGTATAAAAGTCAGATGTTTTTGTAAGGGATAGATCTCTATGCTCCCAGTTCATTGATGTTACTTCTATTTCTCTTCCCACACCTAATGCGATGCTTTTTCCTATATCAACAATATCGCTCACAACAGCGCTTGCTGTAGGGAGACTACCTGCACCCTTCCCATAAAACATGGTTTCTCCAACAGAATCCCCTTCAACCATAACAGCATTATAAACTCCGTCAACCTTAGAAAGGGGGTGTTCTGAAGGTAAAAAAGTTGGGTGAACCCTGACCTCAACCTCTCCGTTGTGAAGTTTTGCTATCGCAATGAGTTTTAAGGTATACCCAAGTTCTCTACCCAGATCAATATCAAGACTATTTATATTTTCTATACCTTCAACATAAACCCCTGAAAAATCTACAAATCCTCCATATGAAAGGGAGGCAAGAATTGTTATCTTGTGGGCTGCATCTGTGCCGTTAATATCAAGTGTTGGATCTGCCTCTGCATAACCTAAATCCTGGGCTTCTTTTAAAACAGAACCAAAATCCCTCCCTTCTCTAAACATCTTTGTCAGAATAAAATTTGTTGTTCCGTTTAGAATTCCGTATATCTTCTGAATTTTGTTTGCTATAAGTCCCTCCCTGAGCGATCTTATAATGGGAATTCCCCCAGCAACAGCAGCCTCAAAACCTATTCTTATTCCTTTTTTTTCAGCCTCAATAAAAATATCTTTACCTTTTTCTGCAAGAAGGGCTTTGTTTGCTGTGACTATATGTTTTCCATTTTTTATACTCTTGATCATTAGATCATATGGAAAGTCTATTCCCCCTGTAAGCTCAACTATTATGTGAATATCCTTATCCTGAAGAAGCTCATCTAATGAATGGGCTTTTTTTTCTTCAGAAAGGGGATATGGAAAAGTTTTATTCCAGTTTCTTGTAAAGACCTTTTTAAGGTTTATTCTTATTCCGGCTTTTTTTGCCAAAAGATCATTTTTTTCTTCAAGAATTTTTGCTACGCCGTTTCCAACAACACCGTAGCCAACTATCCCCACATTAACCTCTTTCAACCATTACCTCCTAAAGCTCAGATTTTGAAAAGAAAATATGAACCAAAGGCATGTTTTTAAAAATCCTTACCGGATAGCTGTTTACGTTATGAACACACAATGTCAAATTTCCCTCAAAACCATGCTCAACCCAGCCAGTATTTATCAGGTTTATACCTAACCTTGACAGCCTGAGCTTAGGCTGTAAATAGATAGAAATATTTTCAGGTATAGAAACATATTCAAGGGTCTCAAAAATGTAAAAACCTCCCGGTTCTAAAACTATACCCTTTTCTGAAATATAATCCCTTTCAAGAATATTAAAATATGGGTTTTCAGGGTCAAGGATCTGTATCTCAGGCTGTAAATCCTCTGGAAACCTGTAAAATCTGTCTGAAAGTCTTAAATCAATATAAGAGCCGTGGAGCTGAAGCTCCACATCAAAAGGATCAATACTGATAGAACCTATTTTTATTAGCTGTATAATTTGGGGTTCTTTTAAAAGCAATTTATTTACCTGCAAGCCTAAGAACTTCTTTTACAAGTTTTTCTATTCCGTCTGCAACATCTTTTATCGTTTTTCCTTCCATGTAAGCAGGTGTTGAAACTATCTTATGCTCTTCATCAACAAGAGCTTCGGAAACAGGGCATACAAGATGTTGTTGACCCATAGCCTCAATAGCTTTTGCCACCTGCTCGTCGCTTCCTATCGTAAGTTTAACCTTGGCTTCCCTTAAAGCTGCAGCCACTATAACAGGAGATATACACACAGCACCTATAGGCTTTCCCTTTTCAAACATCTCAACAAGAAGCCTCTTTACCTCTGGGATAACATCTGCCTCAGCACCTTTTTCAAGGAATGTGGAGAAGTTCTTCGCAACACCGTATCCTCCGGGCATAATAAGTGCATCTATATCGTCTGCAGAAACATCATTTATATCTTTTATCTCTCCCCTTGCTATCCTTGCCGCCTCAATAAGAACATTTCTTGTCTCGTCCATCTTTTCACCGTTTAGGTGATTGATCACTTCTTTTTGTGGAATATTTGGAGCCATACATACAATCTCTACACCTTCCCTGTCAAGAAAATAAAGGGTTAAGGTTGCCTCATGTATCTCTGCTCCATCAAAAACTCCACAACCTGAAAGGAGAACTCCTACCTTCATAATTCCACCCCCTGAAATTTGTTTCAATTTATTGTAAACTAAATTATTGAAAGAATTAACAGGAGGCAAGGAATGTATCAACTTGAGGTTGTTACACCTGAAGGAATAGTTTTTCAGGGAGAGGTTGAACAGACCGTAATAAATACATCCGACGGTGAGATCGGAATACTTGAAAACCACATGCTTCTTTTGACAAATGTAGTTCCCGGAAAACTTAGAATAGAAAGACCTGAAGAAGAACCAATGGAACTTGCTGTAACTTATGGAACTATTGATGTTAGAGGAGACAGGGTAATAGTTCTGGTTGAGGAAGCCTTTGAGTTTAGCGAGATAAATGTTGAGCAGGAAAAGAAAACCCTTGAAGAAGCTGTTGCAAAGTTAGAACAGAAGGAGACTTTATCCCTTGAGGAAATTGAAAACTTTGAAAGAATGAAAGAAAGGGCTGAAGTTCTCCTTGAACTTGCAGGTGTAAAAGTCAGGTAAATGGATATACAGCTAAAAGACGACGAGGTTCTTACCCCTTTTTTAAGGGGTAGGATTAAGATTATTCAGAGTAAAAAAGGCTATAGATTTAATATAGACAGTATTTTCCTTGCATCTTTTATAAATATTCCGGATAAAGATGCAAATCTGATTGATCTTGGAACAGGTTCTGGAATAATTTTAATTTTATTATCCCTTAAATACAGAAAGTTAAAACTTTTTGGTATTGAGCTCCAGGAAAGCCTTTTTTCTCAGGCATGGAGAAATCTACAACTGAACAATGTTAAAGCCCAGCTTTTCAAAGGGGATATAAGAGAAATAAAAAGGATATTCAGATCAGAAACATTTGATTATGTGGTTTTTAATCCTCCATACCATATTCCTGAAAAAGAGGTTCAGCCTACAGAAAGAAATATTGCAAGGTATGAGATACAGGGAAACATAAAGGATTTTATTAAAGCTTCTTCATATCTTCTGAAGAATAAAGGAAGGCTATTTCTGATATTTCCTGTGGGAAGGCTGTCTGAGGTTTTATCCCTTATGAAAGAAAAAAACATTCAACCAAAAAGATACAGAT encodes:
- the hemL gene encoding glutamate-1-semialdehyde 2,1-aminomutase, which encodes MRTERSKELFREAQKYLVGGVNSPVRAFKALGMEPLFIEKGKGSRVWDADGNEFIDYVLSWGPLILGHAHDQIINAIKQISNYGTSFGAPTELEIQMAKAVIDAVPSVEMVRFVNSGTEATMSAIRLARGYTGKKKIIKFDGCYHGHGDSLLVSAGSGVATLGIPGTPGIPEELAQLTIVLPYNDIDAVEEAFKKHGDDIACVILEPVAGNMGVVAPSREYHQRLRDITKQFGALLIWDEVMTGFRLALGGAQELYGIDPDLTTMGKVIGAGLPVGAYGGKREIMLHVAPEGPVYQAGTLSGNPLAMAAGLRQLQILKEKNPYQELDNKGKKLEEGFNQLIDKYGIKATVNRVGSMITMFFTDKEVKNFSDAKSSDLELFNRFYRLMLEKGIYLAPSQFEASFLSTAHSDEDINKTLNAVEDTFKQL
- a CDS encoding lysophospholipid acyltransferase family protein; protein product: MTHQIASFLFSILKALPREKNLRAGENIGNLFWNLGYRKDVIMKNLDIAFPEKSKEWKNRIGKKSLQNIGRTLSEFPKIPQYVENRQINKIFVVEKGEDILREKGSKIIITAHIGNWEVGGAGLVSRYGDLVSLAYRMKNKKLNDLINSIRRASGLKIIFHDQPLKDFVKALKEGKRVVFLADQNALRHRGVFVDFFGLPASTVVFPAKLAYRYNVPVVFAYQYFDYKEKIYRADIKKISWEPSKDKEESIKNLVQIYTKEIENAAKKYPDQYFWVHKRWKTRPEGEPENIY
- a CDS encoding NUDIX hydrolase, with the translated sequence METKWEFSAGGVVYTKNEKGDIEILLIRVKNRWSFPKGNIERGEPKDKAALREVKEETGVDAEIVEYLGEVDYWYSMDLYRIHKFVYYYLMRYKGGQITPQKEEIDEAKFFPVDEVESILTYPTDKKIFERAVKSLKKIGEI
- a CDS encoding DASS family sodium-coupled anion symporter — protein: MSVKKIEKLRREIGLFLAPVLAALVYIAPLDLPKDAHIVFSIMVFCIVFWLTEVVPLSITALLGVTSAVVLGVVSVKEAFLSLGHPVILLFIGSFLIAQAMTKHGLDKRFALNLLSKDFFLKSPIRLIAGFSIIAFILSMWVSNTATTAMLLPLILGIIHMLKNKKIVETGKFATFVLLAVAYSASIGGATTLIGTPTNLIGAGFLKDEGYEVDFLSWFLLAAPITFLTYISLLFYIKFHIRNFSIDYEKIKSLIKEEKRKLPKISIAERNTIFVFFLAAFLWILPGLANLVGNKELYAFLKAHIPEAVVALIAGILLFLLPSRKGEGTLTAKDLKELDWDTILLFGGGIALGKLIIKTGLAEYIGKQVAGVISPELLVLFIFVLVISMVFLTEISSNTATVLTFAPILIGILKQLNLEIFYPVFGIIIAASFAFMLPIATPPNAIIYGSRHVPISKMVKVGFFMNIIGSVIITIFILIYMK
- a CDS encoding homoserine dehydrogenase, which produces MKEVNVGIVGYGVVGNGVAKILEEKNDLLAKKAGIRINLKKVFTRNWNKTFPYPLSEEKKAHSLDELLQDKDIHIIVELTGGIDFPYDLMIKSIKNGKHIVTANKALLAEKGKDIFIEAEKKGIRIGFEAAVAGGIPIIRSLREGLIANKIQKIYGILNGTTNFILTKMFREGRDFGSVLKEAQDLGYAEADPTLDINGTDAAHKITILASLSYGGFVDFSGVYVEGIENINSLDIDLGRELGYTLKLIAIAKLHNGEVEVRVHPTFLPSEHPLSKVDGVYNAVMVEGDSVGETMFYGKGAGSLPTASAVVSDIVDIGKSIALGVGREIEVTSMNWEHRDLSLTKTSDFYTRYYLRFTVPDVTGILAKVSAVFAKYNISIAAVIQKEKVLSFAGETKEKVVPLVILTHTASENNIQKAIKEIENQKITVEKTVLIRVEDEEK
- the dcd gene encoding dCTP deaminase, with product MLLKEPQIIQLIKIGSISIDPFDVELQLHGSYIDLRLSDRFYRFPEDLQPEIQILDPENPYFNILERDYISEKGIVLEPGGFYIFETLEYVSIPENISIYLQPKLRLSRLGINLINTGWVEHGFEGNLTLCVHNVNSYPVRIFKNMPLVHIFFSKSEL
- the elbB gene encoding isoprenoid biosynthesis glyoxalase ElbB translates to MKVGVLLSGCGVFDGAEIHEATLTLYFLDREGVEIVCMAPNIPQKEVINHLNGEKMDETRNVLIEAARIARGEIKDINDVSADDIDALIMPGGYGVAKNFSTFLEKGAEADVIPEVKRLLVEMFEKGKPIGAVCISPVIVAAALREAKVKLTIGSDEQVAKAIEAMGQQHLVCPVSEALVDEEHKIVSTPAYMEGKTIKDVADGIEKLVKEVLRLAGK
- the atpC gene encoding ATP synthase F1 subunit epsilon — protein: MYQLEVVTPEGIVFQGEVEQTVINTSDGEIGILENHMLLLTNVVPGKLRIERPEEEPMELAVTYGTIDVRGDRVIVLVEEAFEFSEINVEQEKKTLEEAVAKLEQKETLSLEEIENFERMKERAEVLLELAGVKVR
- a CDS encoding methyltransferase; the protein is MDIQLKDDEVLTPFLRGRIKIIQSKKGYRFNIDSIFLASFINIPDKDANLIDLGTGSGIILILLSLKYRKLKLFGIELQESLFSQAWRNLQLNNVKAQLFKGDIREIKRIFRSETFDYVVFNPPYHIPEKEVQPTERNIARYEIQGNIKDFIKASSYLLKNKGRLFLIFPVGRLSEVLSLMKEKNIQPKRYRFIHPSLKENATHVLIEGIKGGNPRGETVEKPLIVYDNPDKKVYTSEVNFLLEKFCD